Proteins from one Chitinophaga oryzae genomic window:
- a CDS encoding diadenylate cyclase — protein sequence MKEVIQFYGYEFRWLNVLDLLIVVFLIIQLYRLLKGSLAFNIFVGLLMVYAAYFLVRALQMPILTSILQNFINVGIIAIIIIFQPEIRKFLLVLGKKTPLSKDSFLSKLFLPDKFKSYKDEENIINEVIVAVSHMQATFTGALIVIATTYRLKFDTASSITIDGNVSAKLIESIFDKHSPLHDGALIIVGNKILAAKVILPVSENPNLPTRVGLRHRSAVGITEHSDNLAIIVSEERGTISYAQDGNLVTDVSLEDLKVKMYEVLIDGYA from the coding sequence ATGAAGGAAGTAATACAATTTTATGGATATGAGTTTCGCTGGCTGAATGTTTTGGATCTGCTGATCGTCGTTTTTCTGATTATACAGCTATACCGGTTGCTGAAGGGCAGCCTGGCCTTCAATATTTTCGTGGGCCTGCTGATGGTATATGCTGCCTACTTCCTGGTACGCGCCCTGCAAATGCCCATCCTTACCAGTATCCTGCAAAACTTTATCAATGTCGGCATCATCGCTATCATTATTATCTTCCAGCCGGAGATAAGAAAGTTCCTGCTGGTGCTGGGGAAAAAAACACCGCTAAGCAAAGACAGCTTTCTTTCCAAGCTGTTCCTGCCCGATAAATTCAAAAGCTATAAGGACGAAGAAAACATTATCAATGAAGTGATTGTGGCAGTGAGTCACATGCAGGCCACCTTTACCGGTGCACTGATTGTGATTGCCACCACCTACCGCCTGAAGTTCGATACCGCTTCCAGCATCACCATCGACGGGAACGTGAGCGCCAAACTGATTGAGAGTATTTTCGACAAACACAGCCCGCTGCACGATGGTGCGCTGATCATTGTGGGAAATAAGATACTGGCGGCCAAAGTGATCCTGCCGGTTTCCGAGAACCCCAACCTGCCCACCCGGGTGGGACTGCGGCACCGTTCAGCCGTGGGCATCACCGAGCATAGCGACAACCTTGCCATCATTGTTTCGGAGGAAAGGGGCACCATTTCCTATGCACAGGACGGCAACCTGGTGACCGACGTGTCGCTGGAAGACCTTAAAGTTAAAATGTATGAGGTGCTGATCGATGGTTATGCGTGA
- a CDS encoding DUF1599 domain-containing protein, which translates to MNTLAQYDAALAGCRDIFIKKTKDYGTSWRVLRPISVVDQIFIKAQRIRNLQEIGVQKVEDNIEGEFKGIVNYGVIGLIQMEQHGNPYTDLPVEEVERLYEHYIGQVKSVMEAKNHDYGEAWRDMSQESFVDLILTKLLRIKQILRNQGKTLISEGIDANYTDIINYALFALIRIGEGSSGPLDRGPGI; encoded by the coding sequence ATGAATACATTAGCACAATACGATGCCGCGCTGGCAGGCTGCAGAGACATTTTCATCAAAAAAACGAAAGATTACGGCACTTCCTGGAGGGTATTACGTCCCATTTCAGTGGTAGATCAGATCTTTATCAAAGCGCAGCGTATCCGCAACCTGCAGGAGATAGGCGTACAGAAAGTGGAAGACAATATAGAAGGGGAGTTCAAAGGGATCGTTAACTATGGCGTGATCGGGCTTATACAGATGGAACAGCACGGCAACCCCTATACGGATTTGCCGGTGGAAGAAGTGGAACGGCTTTATGAACATTACATCGGGCAGGTGAAATCTGTCATGGAGGCCAAAAACCACGATTATGGCGAAGCCTGGAGGGATATGAGCCAGGAGTCTTTTGTAGACCTCATCCTGACAAAATTGCTGCGTATCAAACAGATCCTCCGCAATCAGGGTAAAACCCTTATCTCGGAAGGGATCGATGCTAACTATACTGATATCATTAACTATGCACTGTTTGCGCTGATCAGGATCGGTGAAGGCAGCTCCGGGCCTTTGGACCGCGGGCCCGGCATCTGA
- a CDS encoding RNA polymerase sigma factor, which translates to MSLDLFLNQVVPVRQKLFRFAYRLLGNEEDAQDITQDALMKVWSQQEKMPELQNMEAWCMRITRNLALDKIKSRKYRLADELDRAGEVPATQQNPHAMAEKNDVMVKVRRIINELPEKYRTIIQLRDMDGYSYQEIADILELEMNDVKVNLHRARKAVREKLQNIQVYGL; encoded by the coding sequence ATGTCATTGGACTTATTTCTCAACCAGGTCGTTCCCGTCAGGCAAAAGCTGTTCCGCTTTGCATACCGTCTGCTGGGCAACGAGGAAGACGCGCAGGATATTACGCAGGATGCCCTGATGAAAGTGTGGAGCCAGCAGGAGAAAATGCCGGAGCTGCAGAATATGGAGGCCTGGTGTATGCGGATCACCCGCAACCTGGCGCTGGACAAAATCAAGTCGCGGAAGTACCGCCTCGCCGATGAGCTGGACAGGGCAGGGGAAGTACCGGCGACGCAGCAGAACCCGCACGCCATGGCAGAGAAGAACGATGTAATGGTAAAAGTAAGGCGCATTATCAACGAACTGCCGGAGAAATACCGGACGATCATTCAGCTGAGAGACATGGACGGCTATTCCTACCAGGAAATTGCCGACATCCTCGAACTGGAGATGAACGATGTAAAAGTCAACCTGCACAGGGCACGTAAAGCAGTGCGGGAGAAACTTCAAAATATACAGGTATATGGATTATAA
- a CDS encoding DHH family phosphoesterase, producing the protein MKPIEEIKPLLDTPKRAVITMHQKPDADAMGSSLALYHYLIQKGHLVTVISPTNFPDFLKWMPGAEGVIDFESSTDKALEALKGIELLFCLDFNALYRTKNMAPYLEALDCTKILIDHHLEPQPSFDYGVSDTSASSTAQLVYETIYKLGDEQLINLDIAQCIYAGTVTDTGSFRFASTTARVHRMVADLMDRGLRHEIIHQEIYDNFLENRLRFLGHSLLNRMEVFYEYNTAMLAIPYSDLKRFDLQTGDTEGLVNFLLSIQGIKMAALIIDRNSEVKLSFRSKGNFDVNTFARRYFEGGGHFNASGGRSTDSLEKTVNRFIKAMEENETLLQ; encoded by the coding sequence ATGAAGCCGATCGAGGAAATTAAACCTTTACTGGACACGCCTAAGAGAGCAGTCATTACGATGCATCAGAAACCCGATGCAGATGCGATGGGATCCTCACTGGCATTATATCACTATCTGATTCAGAAAGGTCATCTGGTGACGGTCATTTCTCCTACTAATTTCCCGGACTTTTTAAAGTGGATGCCAGGAGCGGAGGGCGTGATTGATTTTGAATCTTCTACAGACAAAGCGCTGGAAGCGCTGAAAGGTATCGAACTGCTTTTCTGCCTCGATTTCAACGCATTATACCGCACCAAGAACATGGCGCCGTATCTGGAAGCCCTCGATTGCACTAAAATATTGATTGATCACCACCTGGAGCCACAACCCAGTTTCGATTACGGGGTGAGTGATACATCTGCCAGCTCTACAGCGCAACTGGTGTATGAAACCATCTATAAGCTGGGCGACGAGCAACTCATTAACCTGGACATTGCCCAGTGTATATATGCCGGTACGGTAACCGATACCGGTTCATTCCGTTTCGCGTCTACTACCGCCCGGGTACACCGGATGGTGGCCGACCTGATGGACAGGGGACTGCGCCATGAGATCATCCACCAGGAGATCTATGACAATTTCCTCGAAAACCGCCTCCGCTTCCTCGGGCATAGCCTGCTGAACCGGATGGAAGTATTCTATGAATATAATACGGCCATGCTTGCCATTCCATACTCCGATCTGAAGCGCTTCGACCTGCAGACCGGCGACACGGAAGGGCTGGTCAATTTCCTGTTGTCTATCCAGGGGATCAAGATGGCCGCACTGATCATAGACCGGAACTCCGAGGTGAAACTGTCGTTCCGCTCCAAAGGCAACTTCGACGTTAACACCTTCGCCCGCAGGTATTTCGAGGGAGGAGGACACTTCAACGCATCCGGCGGCAGAAGCACAGACTCCCTGGAGAAAACCGTGAACCGGTTCATCAAAGCCATGGAAGAAAACGAGACACTTTTACAATAG
- a CDS encoding ABC transporter permease yields the protein MLRFLFRKTGYGLLVLLGVVVLVFFLFNVLPGDPARLTLGQRADVSSLENVRKELHLDQPVGVQFLLYVNDLSPVGIHPLSEARENLHYVTLAPLSGEKVLVLKTPYLRRSYQGKKPVWEILTEALPGTLLLAVAAMLFATVAGIALGVLSAVKQNTWMDTSAVFASVVGISAPSFFAGIVLAYLLGFVFSSYTGLHMTGSLFDIDPFRGRVLNLRNLVLPALTLGIRPLAIIVQLTRSAMLDVLHQDFIRTAYAKGLSRRVVIWRHALRNALNPVITAITGWFAELLAGAFFVEYIFGWKGIGKVTVDALDKFDFPVVMGAILFTAGIFVLVNILADMLYAVVDPRIKL from the coding sequence ATGTTGCGCTTTCTTTTCAGGAAAACAGGATATGGGTTGCTGGTACTGCTGGGCGTGGTAGTACTGGTGTTTTTCCTGTTCAACGTGCTGCCCGGCGATCCGGCCCGGCTGACGCTCGGCCAGCGGGCAGATGTGTCTTCCCTGGAAAACGTCCGTAAAGAACTGCACCTTGACCAGCCGGTAGGGGTGCAGTTCCTGCTTTATGTCAACGATCTCTCGCCTGTTGGCATACACCCGCTGTCTGAAGCGCGGGAGAACCTGCACTATGTGACCCTGGCCCCGCTGTCGGGAGAAAAAGTGCTGGTGCTTAAAACGCCCTATCTGCGCCGTTCCTACCAGGGCAAGAAGCCGGTATGGGAGATACTGACGGAAGCGCTGCCCGGTACCTTGCTGCTGGCGGTTGCCGCCATGCTCTTCGCTACCGTGGCCGGCATCGCGCTGGGCGTACTGTCTGCCGTGAAACAAAACACCTGGATGGATACCAGTGCGGTATTCGCCAGTGTGGTCGGTATTTCGGCGCCTTCCTTTTTTGCGGGTATCGTGCTGGCTTATTTACTGGGATTTGTATTCAGCAGTTACACAGGGCTGCACATGACCGGCAGCCTGTTTGACATAGACCCGTTCCGCGGAAGGGTGCTGAACCTGCGTAACCTGGTGCTGCCGGCACTGACGCTGGGCATACGGCCCCTGGCCATTATCGTGCAGCTTACCCGCAGCGCCATGCTGGATGTGCTGCACCAGGACTTTATCCGCACCGCCTATGCGAAAGGCCTGTCCCGCCGTGTAGTGATCTGGCGCCATGCGTTGCGGAATGCGCTTAACCCGGTGATCACCGCCATCACCGGCTGGTTCGCCGAACTGCTCGCCGGCGCTTTCTTTGTGGAATATATCTTCGGCTGGAAAGGCATCGGGAAGGTCACGGTAGATGCGCTGGACAAATTTGATTTCCCGGTAGTAATGGGCGCCATCCTGTTTACCGCGGGCATCTTTGTACTGGTCAACATCCTGGCCGATATGTTGTATGCGGTGGTAGACCCGCGAATAAAGCTGTAA
- a CDS encoding nucleoside-diphosphate kinase, protein MSNRTFTMIKPDAVANGHIGGILNMINAAGFRIVAMKMTQLSAAKAGEFYAVHKERPFYGELVEFMSSGHIVAAILEKENAVEDFRKLIGATNPANAEEGTIRKKYAESIGRNAVHGSDSDENAVIEGDFFFSGLEKF, encoded by the coding sequence ATGAGCAACAGAACATTTACAATGATCAAGCCTGATGCGGTAGCAAACGGGCATATTGGAGGCATCCTGAACATGATCAATGCCGCAGGTTTCCGCATCGTAGCCATGAAAATGACGCAGCTGTCTGCAGCCAAAGCAGGCGAATTTTATGCGGTGCATAAAGAAAGGCCTTTCTACGGCGAACTGGTAGAATTCATGAGCAGCGGCCACATTGTAGCAGCTATCCTGGAAAAAGAGAATGCAGTGGAAGATTTCCGTAAACTGATCGGTGCTACCAACCCTGCCAACGCAGAAGAAGGTACCATCCGGAAAAAATACGCAGAGTCTATCGGCCGTAACGCCGTTCACGGTTCCGACTCTGATGAGAATGCTGTTATCGAAGGCGACTTCTTCTTCAGCGGCCTCGAAAAATTCTAG
- a CDS encoding FKBP-type peptidyl-prolyl cis-trans isomerase, with protein sequence MKRNNQLLVAAFGLLIASCGTGGVKKTPGGIEYIVHKSGSGAQLKLGDTALMNVTQRINDSILGESRKIVGAALPVLISKPQNKFDLMEGLALLHEGDSATFVIPWDSLPANERPPFGKKGDKLKITFAVENKFSTSSQKEKDEKAIKEYMDKNKIKATKNADGVYIAIQQEGTGPTPNAGDTVVVHYTGKLTSGKVFDSSQDSTLRPGMPLDPIKFPIGMGFVIKGWDSGLKDLKKGTKATLLIPSTLAYGLQGSPPAIPGNSILVFDVQLVDIKSGVPAPAAPATPAPAK encoded by the coding sequence ATGAAAAGAAACAATCAGTTATTAGTTGCAGCGTTCGGCTTATTGATAGCCAGCTGCGGAACGGGTGGCGTTAAAAAGACACCAGGCGGTATTGAATATATCGTTCACAAATCCGGCAGCGGAGCACAACTGAAGCTGGGAGATACTGCCCTGATGAATGTGACGCAGCGTATCAATGATTCCATTCTGGGTGAATCCCGCAAAATCGTTGGTGCTGCTCTCCCTGTTCTGATTTCCAAACCACAGAATAAGTTCGACCTGATGGAAGGGCTTGCGCTGCTGCACGAAGGTGACAGTGCTACTTTCGTAATTCCCTGGGATTCATTACCTGCTAACGAACGTCCTCCTTTCGGTAAAAAAGGCGATAAGCTGAAAATCACCTTCGCAGTAGAAAACAAATTCTCAACTTCTTCCCAGAAAGAAAAAGATGAGAAAGCTATCAAGGAATACATGGACAAAAACAAAATCAAGGCTACCAAAAATGCTGACGGTGTTTACATCGCCATCCAGCAGGAAGGTACCGGTCCGACTCCTAACGCCGGCGATACTGTAGTGGTTCACTACACCGGTAAACTGACTTCCGGTAAAGTATTTGATTCCAGCCAGGATTCCACCCTGCGTCCGGGTATGCCTTTAGATCCTATCAAATTCCCGATCGGTATGGGCTTCGTCATTAAAGGATGGGATTCCGGTCTGAAAGACCTGAAAAAAGGCACCAAAGCTACACTGCTGATTCCGTCCACACTTGCTTACGGTTTACAGGGCAGCCCTCCGGCAATTCCTGGTAACTCTATCCTGGTTTTTGATGTACAGTTGGTAGACATTAAATCCGGTGTTCCGGCTCCTGCAGCTCCTGCAACCCCGGCTCCTGCTAAATAA
- the folP gene encoding dihydropteroate synthase translates to MRSHHIDTTGGPSINCRGQLLSLATPVVMGIINVTDDSFYEGSRMHGLHQVVEKAGQHLQEGAAILDLGAQSSRPGATMLGPEEELNRLLPAVHAILNHYPEAIISVDTWYAAVAEKTVHAGAAIINDISAGELDQEMIPVAGRLQVPYIAMHMQGKPATMQHKPQYEDVVREVLDYMVAKLAACRAAGIRDFIADPGFGFGKTLEHNYALMKDLSLFRDILGAPLLTGISRKSMIYKLLDITPAEALNGTTVLNTIALLHGTHILRVHDVKAAVEAVRITEKMKGN, encoded by the coding sequence ATGAGATCACACCATATCGATACCACAGGGGGACCATCCATCAATTGCCGGGGACAGCTGTTATCGCTGGCCACACCGGTGGTGATGGGTATTATCAATGTGACGGATGATTCTTTCTATGAAGGCAGCCGGATGCACGGGCTGCACCAGGTCGTGGAGAAGGCCGGGCAGCACCTGCAGGAAGGCGCCGCCATACTGGACCTGGGGGCGCAAAGCAGCCGTCCGGGGGCTACCATGCTGGGCCCGGAAGAAGAACTGAACCGGCTGCTGCCGGCGGTCCATGCTATTCTGAACCACTATCCTGAAGCCATCATTTCGGTTGACACCTGGTACGCCGCCGTGGCGGAAAAAACAGTCCACGCCGGCGCCGCCATTATTAATGATATCAGTGCCGGGGAGCTCGACCAGGAGATGATCCCCGTAGCGGGGCGGCTGCAGGTGCCCTACATTGCCATGCATATGCAGGGGAAGCCGGCCACCATGCAGCATAAACCGCAGTATGAAGACGTGGTGCGGGAAGTCCTTGATTATATGGTAGCTAAACTGGCCGCCTGCCGCGCCGCCGGTATCCGTGATTTCATTGCAGATCCCGGATTCGGTTTCGGAAAAACGCTGGAACATAACTATGCGCTGATGAAAGACCTGTCGCTTTTCCGCGACATACTGGGGGCTCCGTTGCTGACAGGCATCTCCCGCAAGAGCATGATTTATAAACTATTGGACATCACCCCGGCGGAGGCGCTGAATGGCACCACCGTCCTCAATACCATAGCGCTGCTGCATGGCACCCACATCCTGCGGGTACATGATGTAAAAGCAGCCGTGGAAGCAGTCAGGATCACAGAGAAAATGAAAGGCAATTAA
- a CDS encoding BT_3928 family protein — protein MKVVLNLLRIIVGVLFIFSGLIKANDPLGLSYKMEEFFEVLHLTFLSPYSLAFSVIMNAFEIIAGVAVLIGYRMRIFSVLLLLLILFFTFLTGYALFSGTIRECGCFGDCIKLTAEQTFWKDVALLVMILVIYVYRNRVQPLFKGAGLVLLVAAIASFGVQWYTLRHLPFIDCLPYKVGNNIPEKMKLPPGATPDVYEMIFIYEKNGEKKEFTADNYPWSDSTWVFVDRKDKLVKKGNAEPAIKDFILTDLDGVNQTEAILSETKPVFLFLVQNVEKAGEGWDNKMKALQQKWKNQEILIYGVSASTKDQIAAFKQQHGLEFPFVQMDGVAIKTAGRSNPCLIELKQGTIKGKWHYNDIP, from the coding sequence ATGAAAGTTGTCCTGAACCTATTGCGGATTATTGTTGGCGTACTGTTTATTTTTTCAGGCCTGATCAAAGCCAATGATCCACTGGGCCTTAGTTATAAGATGGAAGAGTTCTTTGAGGTGCTCCACCTCACTTTTCTGTCGCCATATTCCCTTGCCTTCTCGGTGATCATGAACGCTTTTGAGATCATTGCCGGCGTGGCCGTGCTGATCGGGTACCGGATGCGTATCTTCTCCGTACTGTTGCTGCTGCTGATCCTGTTCTTTACCTTCCTTACCGGTTACGCCCTTTTCAGTGGCACCATCCGGGAATGCGGCTGCTTCGGCGATTGCATCAAACTCACCGCGGAACAGACCTTCTGGAAAGATGTGGCCCTGCTGGTGATGATCCTCGTGATATATGTTTACCGTAACCGGGTACAGCCCCTGTTTAAAGGAGCGGGACTGGTACTGCTCGTTGCGGCCATCGCTTCGTTTGGCGTGCAATGGTATACGCTCCGCCATCTGCCGTTTATCGATTGCCTGCCTTACAAAGTGGGTAATAATATACCGGAGAAAATGAAGCTGCCTCCCGGCGCTACGCCGGACGTATACGAGATGATCTTCATCTATGAGAAAAACGGGGAGAAAAAAGAGTTCACCGCCGATAACTACCCCTGGTCAGACAGTACCTGGGTGTTTGTAGACCGCAAGGATAAACTGGTCAAAAAAGGAAATGCTGAACCGGCTATCAAAGACTTCATCCTTACAGATCTGGATGGGGTGAACCAAACGGAGGCGATCCTCAGTGAAACCAAACCAGTGTTCCTTTTCCTGGTACAGAACGTGGAGAAGGCCGGCGAGGGCTGGGACAACAAAATGAAAGCCCTGCAGCAGAAATGGAAGAACCAGGAAATATTAATATATGGTGTTTCTGCTTCCACTAAAGACCAGATCGCTGCATTCAAGCAGCAGCATGGACTGGAATTTCCTTTCGTGCAGATGGATGGCGTGGCGATTAAAACCGCCGGCAGAAGCAATCCATGCCTGATAGAACTGAAACAGGGTACCATCAAAGGTAAATGGCATTATAACGATATTCCGTAA
- a CDS encoding thiol-disulfide oxidoreductase DCC family protein, translating to MDIILFDGVCNFCNASINFVIRHDRQGHFRFAPLQSATAASLGAAHQIDTSRLSSFILVQHGKAYTKSTAALKVARQLPFPWRLLYAGIILPRFIRDGVYDIIARNRYRWFGRKDSCMIPTPDIRSRFLE from the coding sequence ATGGATATTATACTATTTGATGGGGTCTGTAACTTCTGCAATGCCAGCATCAACTTTGTGATACGGCATGACCGGCAGGGCCATTTCCGCTTTGCCCCGCTGCAGTCGGCCACTGCCGCCTCCCTGGGGGCGGCGCATCAGATAGATACCAGCCGGCTTTCATCCTTTATCCTGGTACAGCACGGAAAAGCGTATACGAAAAGTACCGCCGCGCTGAAGGTGGCCCGGCAGCTGCCCTTTCCCTGGAGACTGCTGTATGCCGGCATCATTCTTCCCCGTTTTATCCGGGACGGCGTTTATGACATCATTGCGCGTAACCGTTACCGCTGGTTCGGCAGAAAAGACAGTTGTATGATTCCCACACCGGACATCCGGAGCAGGTTTCTTGAATAA